A part of Thermotoga petrophila RKU-1 genomic DNA contains:
- a CDS encoding proline--tRNA ligase: MRMKDLYAPTLKETPSDVETVSHEYLLRGGFIRKVAAGIYTYLPLGRRVLLKIENIVREEMNRIGAQEILMPILQPAELWKQSGRWDDYGPEMMKLKDRHERDFTLGPTHEEIVTDLVKNELRSYKQLPLTLYQIANKYRDEIRPRFGLLRAREFIMKDAYSFHASWESLDETYEEFKKAYSRIMERLGVRYMIIEAETGAIGGNASHEFVVPAKIGETNVLFCEKCGYQASDEKAEYRGEYTQEQEKEKTLEKVPTPGVKTIEEVSKFLGVSPSKIVKSLLYKGREGYVMVLIRGDLELNEAKLKAHLKDQSLRMATPEEILKDFGVPVGFIGPIGVDVKKVADHSVRGLKNFVVGGMEEDTHYVNANHPRDFKVDEWYDLRTMVEGDPCPVCGEPLKATKGIELGHIFKLGTKYSEAMKAYFMDENGEMKPFIMGCYGWGVSRTMAAVVEHFHDENGMIWPLSIAPYTVVVDILNMNDAEQKQVGEKIYQVLSEKGEEVVLDDREVSPGFKFKDADLIGFPIRINVGRSLKEGVVELKKRYSKELVKVNIKNGFGTLLETLEKMKREYDPKEAAR, from the coding sequence TTGCGGATGAAAGACCTCTACGCTCCTACTCTCAAAGAAACCCCTTCCGATGTTGAGACAGTGAGCCACGAGTATCTTCTTCGAGGGGGTTTCATCAGAAAAGTAGCCGCCGGTATATACACCTACCTCCCATTAGGAAGAAGAGTACTTCTCAAAATAGAGAACATAGTCCGAGAAGAGATGAACAGGATAGGGGCACAGGAAATTCTGATGCCCATCCTTCAACCTGCGGAACTCTGGAAACAGTCAGGAAGGTGGGACGATTACGGTCCCGAAATGATGAAACTCAAAGACAGGCACGAAAGAGACTTCACACTCGGTCCCACGCACGAGGAGATCGTCACGGACCTTGTGAAGAACGAGCTCCGTTCGTACAAACAGCTTCCTCTCACTCTGTATCAGATAGCGAACAAGTACAGAGACGAAATCAGACCACGTTTCGGTCTTCTCAGGGCGAGAGAGTTCATCATGAAGGATGCTTACAGCTTTCACGCGAGTTGGGAATCTCTGGACGAGACGTACGAAGAGTTCAAAAAAGCGTACTCCCGAATTATGGAAAGGCTCGGCGTGAGGTACATGATCATAGAGGCAGAAACGGGTGCCATCGGAGGGAACGCTTCCCACGAGTTCGTCGTCCCCGCGAAGATAGGAGAGACGAACGTGCTTTTCTGTGAAAAGTGCGGTTATCAGGCAAGCGATGAAAAAGCCGAATACAGGGGTGAATACACTCAGGAACAGGAAAAAGAAAAAACTCTCGAGAAGGTCCCTACACCCGGGGTGAAGACGATCGAGGAAGTCTCAAAGTTTCTCGGTGTTTCCCCGTCGAAGATCGTGAAATCCCTTCTCTACAAAGGAAGAGAAGGATACGTCATGGTACTCATAAGAGGAGACCTGGAGCTCAATGAAGCGAAACTCAAAGCACATTTGAAAGATCAGTCGCTGAGAATGGCAACTCCAGAAGAAATTCTGAAGGACTTCGGTGTTCCTGTCGGATTCATTGGACCCATCGGTGTGGATGTGAAGAAAGTGGCCGATCACAGCGTCAGGGGGCTGAAAAACTTCGTCGTTGGGGGTATGGAAGAGGACACGCACTACGTAAACGCAAACCATCCCAGAGATTTCAAGGTGGACGAGTGGTACGATCTGAGAACGATGGTGGAGGGCGATCCCTGTCCCGTCTGTGGTGAGCCTCTCAAGGCAACAAAAGGCATAGAACTTGGTCACATATTCAAACTCGGTACAAAATACTCCGAAGCCATGAAGGCCTACTTTATGGATGAAAACGGTGAGATGAAGCCTTTCATCATGGGCTGTTATGGCTGGGGAGTTTCCAGAACGATGGCGGCTGTTGTGGAGCATTTCCACGATGAGAACGGTATGATCTGGCCCCTTTCGATCGCCCCTTACACCGTTGTGGTGGACATTCTGAACATGAACGACGCTGAACAGAAGCAGGTGGGAGAAAAGATTTACCAGGTTCTCTCAGAAAAAGGAGAAGAGGTTGTTCTGGATGACAGAGAAGTCTCGCCTGGTTTCAAATTCAAAGACGCCGATCTCATAGGCTTTCCCATAAGAATAAACGTGGGAAGATCCCTCAAGGAAGGTGTTGTTGAACTGAAGAAACGCTATTCGAAAGAACTCGTCAAGGTGAACATCAAAAACGGTTTCGGCACGCTTCTGGAAACACTGGAAAAGATGAAGCGGGAGTACGATCCCAAGGAGGCTGCCAGGTGA
- a CDS encoding YifB family Mg chelatase-like AAA ATPase, which translates to MNYSKLSSATIQGIEAMKIDVEVDFDNRSVFNDIDVVGLGDTAVKESRKRVKSAILNSGFSLPHGKYVVNLAPGDVRKEGSMLDLPIALCILASTGIVQVSENILAIGELSLNGEVKRVNGVLPVLLSLSEKFSGTVLIPKENEEEAKCVKGLDIYAVESLRECVEFLRGDRALKQIEYSGIGNTNVEYEIDFSDVRDHEMVKRAVEIAVAGFHNILMIGNPGSGKTMIAKRIPTIFPPMSEEEILETSKVYSASGYPGIVKLRPFRSPHHTASTVSIIGGGTNPRPGEISLAHNGVLFLDELPEFKRDVLEALRQPLEEGIVTVARAKFTVTYPARFMLVGAMNPCPCGHLGDPKQPCVCSPRDIMRYRKKISGPLLDRMDLVINVPKLSFEEMMKKPEGEKSSSIRERVIKAREIQKRRFRDTHISCNSQMSHRMLRRFVQLDEKSEDLLKRYVEKYGLSGRKIDKVLKLSRTIADLEGSSGVEMRHLAEALQYRFRES; encoded by the coding sequence GTGAACTACAGCAAACTCTCCTCCGCCACGATACAGGGAATAGAAGCAATGAAAATAGATGTGGAAGTGGATTTCGACAACAGGAGCGTTTTCAACGATATAGACGTGGTCGGTCTCGGTGACACCGCTGTGAAAGAGAGCAGAAAAAGGGTGAAAAGTGCTATTCTGAACAGCGGATTTTCTCTTCCACACGGTAAATACGTGGTGAACCTCGCTCCTGGAGACGTGAGAAAAGAAGGTTCCATGCTCGACCTGCCAATCGCACTGTGCATACTCGCTTCAACAGGAATAGTTCAGGTGAGCGAAAACATCCTCGCTATAGGAGAACTCTCGCTGAATGGAGAAGTGAAGAGGGTGAACGGGGTTCTTCCCGTTCTTCTTTCACTTTCAGAAAAGTTCAGTGGCACGGTGCTCATCCCAAAAGAAAACGAAGAGGAAGCAAAGTGTGTGAAAGGACTGGATATATACGCAGTGGAATCTCTCAGAGAATGCGTTGAGTTTTTGAGGGGAGATAGAGCGCTGAAACAGATCGAGTATTCGGGTATAGGAAACACGAACGTTGAATACGAGATTGATTTTTCCGACGTTAGAGACCACGAGATGGTGAAAAGAGCGGTGGAGATAGCCGTCGCAGGTTTTCACAACATCCTCATGATAGGAAATCCCGGTTCCGGAAAGACCATGATAGCGAAGAGAATTCCCACGATCTTTCCTCCCATGTCCGAAGAGGAAATCCTCGAGACGAGTAAGGTGTACAGCGCATCTGGTTATCCCGGGATCGTGAAACTCCGTCCCTTCAGATCTCCCCATCACACAGCGTCGACCGTCTCCATCATCGGTGGCGGTACCAACCCAAGACCCGGTGAGATTTCTCTTGCACACAACGGTGTTCTGTTCCTCGATGAACTGCCGGAGTTCAAAAGGGATGTGTTGGAAGCCTTGAGACAGCCTCTTGAGGAAGGTATCGTCACGGTTGCCAGAGCGAAGTTCACCGTCACATATCCCGCTCGCTTCATGCTGGTCGGTGCCATGAATCCCTGTCCCTGTGGGCATCTTGGAGATCCGAAACAACCTTGCGTCTGTTCTCCCAGAGACATCATGAGGTACAGAAAGAAAATCTCAGGTCCTCTTCTGGACAGGATGGATCTGGTGATCAACGTTCCGAAGCTCTCCTTCGAGGAAATGATGAAAAAACCCGAAGGAGAGAAAAGCTCTTCAATCAGAGAGCGGGTGATTAAGGCGAGGGAGATACAGAAAAGACGTTTCAGGGATACTCATATTTCCTGCAATTCACAGATGTCTCACAGAATGCTGAGGAGGTTTGTCCAGCTGGACGAGAAGAGTGAGGACCTCTTGAAAAGATACGTGGAGAAATATGGACTGTCAGGTAGGAAGATCGACAAAGTTCTGAAACTTTCACGAACGATAGCGGATCTGGAAGGTTCAAGCGGTGTAGAAATGAGACACCTCGCGGAAGCACTCCAGTACAGGTTTAGGGAGAGTTAA
- the fliJ gene encoding flagellar export protein FliJ: MPFRFRLQRIYDVRRKEEETLKNDLSKINEKVENTQRIIQQLSAEKKRIESNFLHKKVLRKEDLLNMEMQMVFFEEEIKKKQSELSELMKEQEKTRSKLFEKMKERKILEKLKERKMREYFREENLKERKTMDEIAERKFWWES; encoded by the coding sequence GTGCCTTTTAGATTTAGACTTCAGAGAATATACGATGTTCGAAGAAAGGAAGAAGAAACTTTGAAAAACGATCTCTCAAAAATCAATGAAAAAGTGGAAAATACCCAGAGAATTATACAACAACTTTCCGCTGAAAAGAAGCGAATAGAAAGTAATTTTCTTCACAAAAAGGTTCTCAGAAAGGAAGATCTCCTGAATATGGAGATGCAGATGGTGTTTTTTGAAGAAGAGATCAAAAAAAAGCAAAGTGAACTTTCTGAACTGATGAAGGAACAGGAAAAAACGAGAAGTAAACTTTTTGAAAAAATGAAGGAGAGAAAGATTCTTGAAAAATTAAAAGAAAGAAAGATGCGAGAGTACTTTCGTGAGGAAAACCTCAAAGAAAGGAAGACCATGGATGAAATAGCGGAGAGGAAGTTCTGGTGGGAAAGTTAA
- the tmung gene encoding type-4 uracil-DNA glycosylase — MYTREELMEIVSERVKKCTACPLHLNRTNVVVGEGNLDTRIVFVGEGPGEEEDKTGRPFVGRAGMLLTELLRESGIRREDVYICNVVKCRPPNNRTPTPEEQAACGHFLLAQIEIINPDVIVALGATALSFLMDGKKVSITKIRGNPIDWLAGKKVIPTFHPSYLLRNRSNELRKIVLEDIEKAKSFIKKEGR, encoded by the coding sequence TTGTATACAAGGGAAGAACTCATGGAGATAGTGTCAGAGAGAGTGAAAAAGTGTACGGCTTGCCCACTTCATCTGAATAGGACAAACGTTGTCGTAGGAGAAGGAAATCTGGATACGAGGATCGTTTTTGTGGGAGAAGGACCGGGAGAGGAAGAAGACAAGACGGGAAGACCTTTCGTCGGAAGAGCGGGAATGCTTCTGACGGAGCTACTCAGAGAATCAGGTATCAGAAGAGAAGATGTTTACATATGCAACGTTGTGAAATGCAGGCCTCCCAACAACAGAACACCCACTCCTGAAGAACAGGCGGCATGTGGACATTTTTTACTCGCTCAGATCGAAATCATCAACCCAGATGTGATAGTTGCTCTCGGAGCCACGGCATTGTCTTTCCTCATGGATGGGAAAAAGGTATCCATAACCAAAATCAGAGGAAATCCCATCGACTGGCTCGCAGGAAAAAAGGTCATTCCAACATTCCATCCGAGTTATCTTCTGAGAAATAGAAGTAATGAACTCAGAAAGATCGTTCTTGAGGATATTGAGAAAGCAAAAAGTTTCATAAAGAAGGAGGGTCGATAG
- a CDS encoding metal-dependent transcriptional regulator, which yields MPRGRKKTLTPALEDYLAVIQEILQKQPAARVSTIARKMGVSLPSVTNAMKRLAELGYVEYEKYGYITLTEKGKRRARSLRGSQNRLRNFFFYVMGIPSPTAEKLARHFSHFLDTKTRERFKRFYDIMVNFDESKVQELKEFLEESRRLVNVQEIPEEARIMEEDEEEEAQP from the coding sequence ATGCCAAGAGGAAGAAAGAAAACCCTGACACCTGCGCTCGAAGATTACCTTGCGGTGATTCAGGAGATACTTCAGAAACAACCCGCGGCGAGGGTGAGCACCATCGCGAGAAAGATGGGTGTGAGCCTTCCAAGTGTGACAAACGCCATGAAGAGGCTGGCGGAACTTGGATACGTCGAATACGAGAAGTACGGATACATAACCCTTACCGAGAAGGGAAAAAGAAGAGCAAGATCGTTGAGAGGTTCTCAGAACAGACTCAGAAACTTTTTCTTCTACGTGATGGGAATACCTTCGCCCACCGCGGAAAAACTCGCGCGTCATTTCTCACACTTCCTGGATACAAAAACGAGAGAAAGATTCAAGAGATTTTACGACATAATGGTGAATTTCGATGAGAGCAAGGTGCAGGAACTGAAGGAATTCCTCGAAGAGAGCAGAAGACTTGTGAACGTTCAGGAAATCCCTGAAGAAGCCAGAATTATGGAAGAAGATGAAGAAGAGGAGGCTCAACCATGA
- a CDS encoding SDR family oxidoreductase, whose product MNVLVTGGAGFIGSHVVDKLIENGYGVIVVDNLSSGKVENLNRNALFYEQSIEDEEMMERIFSLHRPEYVFHLAAQASVAISVREPVRDAETNIIGSLVLLEKSIKHGVKKFIFSSTGGAIYGENVKVFPTPETETPHPISPYGIAKYSIEMYLEFFAREYGLKYTVLRYANVYGPRQDPYGEAGVVAIFTERMLRGEEVHIFGDGEYVRDYVYVDDVVRANLLAMEKGDNEVFNIGTGRGTTVNQLFKLLKEITGYDKEPVYKPPRKGDVRKSILDYTKAKEKLGWEPKIPLEEGLKLTVEYFRKTLE is encoded by the coding sequence ATGAACGTTCTGGTAACAGGCGGAGCGGGCTTCATAGGATCCCACGTGGTGGACAAACTGATAGAAAACGGATACGGCGTCATTGTGGTGGACAATCTATCCTCTGGAAAGGTCGAAAACCTCAACAGAAACGCGCTGTTTTATGAACAGAGTATAGAGGACGAAGAAATGATGGAGCGGATCTTCTCTCTGCACAGACCCGAGTATGTCTTTCACCTCGCCGCTCAGGCTAGTGTCGCCATCTCCGTTAGGGAACCTGTCAGAGACGCGGAAACGAACATCATTGGATCTCTTGTGCTTCTTGAAAAATCCATCAAGCACGGTGTTAAAAAATTCATTTTTTCATCCACCGGTGGGGCTATATACGGAGAGAATGTGAAGGTCTTTCCAACACCAGAGACGGAGACACCTCATCCGATATCACCTTACGGTATTGCGAAGTACAGCATCGAGATGTACCTGGAATTCTTCGCAAGAGAGTACGGGCTGAAGTACACAGTCCTCAGATACGCCAACGTTTACGGGCCAAGACAGGATCCGTACGGTGAAGCGGGCGTGGTGGCCATCTTCACTGAAAGGATGCTCAGGGGAGAGGAAGTTCACATATTCGGTGATGGAGAGTACGTCAGAGACTACGTTTACGTTGATGACGTAGTCAGAGCGAATCTTCTCGCCATGGAGAAAGGCGACAACGAAGTCTTCAACATAGGAACGGGAAGGGGCACGACCGTGAACCAGCTCTTCAAACTGCTGAAAGAGATCACTGGCTACGATAAAGAGCCCGTCTATAAACCACCGCGTAAGGGCGACGTGAGAAAGAGCATTCTCGATTACACGAAGGCGAAAGAGAAGCTCGGCTGGGAACCAAAAATTCCTCTTGAGGAGGGATTGAAGCTCACCGTTGAGTATTTCAGAAAAACCCTTGAATGA
- a CDS encoding AAA family ATPase — translation MSISEKPLNELLRPKDFEDFVGQDHIFGDKGILRRTLKTGNMFSSILYGPPGSGKTSVFSLLKRYFNGEVVYLSSTVHGVSEIKNVLKRGEQLRKYGKKLLLFLDEIHRLNKNQQMVLVSHVERGDIVLVATTTENPSFAIVPALLSRCRILYFKKLSDEDLMKILKKATRVLKLDLEETAEKAIVKHSEGDARKLLNTLEIVHQAFKNKRATLEDLETLLGNVSGYTKESHYDFASAFIKSMRGSDPNAAVYYLVKMIEMGEDPRFIARRMIIFASEDVGLADPNALHIAVSTSIAVEHVGLPECLMNLVECAIYLSLAPKSNSVYLAMKKAQELLVEDVPLFLRNPVTEEMKKRGYGEGYLYPHDFGGFVKTNYLPEKLKGEVIFQPKRVGFEEELFERLKRLWPEKYGGESMAEVRKELEYKGKKIRIVKGDITREEADAIVNAANEYLKHGGGVAGAIVRAGGSVIQEESDRIVQERGRIPTGEAVVTGAGKLKAKYVIHAVGPVWRGGSHGEDELLYKAVYNALLRAHELKLKSISMPAISTGIFGFPKERAVGIFSKAIKDFIDQHPDTALEEIRICNIDEETTKIFEEKFSV, via the coding sequence TTGAGTATTTCAGAAAAACCCTTGAATGAACTGCTCAGGCCGAAAGATTTCGAGGATTTCGTCGGTCAGGATCATATATTCGGCGATAAAGGGATTCTCCGGCGAACTTTAAAAACAGGCAACATGTTCTCCTCCATCCTTTATGGACCACCGGGGTCTGGTAAGACCTCGGTTTTTTCACTGCTGAAAAGGTATTTCAACGGCGAGGTAGTTTATCTGAGCTCCACCGTTCACGGGGTTTCTGAAATAAAGAACGTTCTCAAAAGAGGAGAACAGCTGAGAAAATACGGAAAAAAACTGCTTCTTTTTCTCGATGAAATACACCGCCTGAACAAAAACCAGCAGATGGTCTTGGTTTCCCATGTTGAACGAGGAGACATCGTACTGGTTGCGACAACAACTGAAAACCCAAGTTTTGCCATCGTACCCGCCCTTCTCTCGAGATGCAGGATTCTTTATTTCAAAAAACTCTCTGACGAGGATCTGATGAAGATCTTGAAGAAAGCGACAAGGGTTCTCAAACTCGATCTGGAAGAGACAGCAGAAAAGGCCATAGTAAAGCACTCCGAAGGAGACGCCAGGAAACTCTTGAACACCCTGGAGATCGTCCACCAGGCGTTCAAAAACAAGAGGGCAACTCTTGAAGATCTGGAAACTCTGCTGGGAAATGTGAGCGGGTACACGAAGGAATCACACTACGATTTCGCTTCAGCCTTTATAAAGAGTATGAGGGGTAGCGATCCAAACGCCGCCGTTTACTACCTCGTCAAGATGATAGAGATGGGAGAAGACCCGCGATTCATAGCACGAAGAATGATCATATTCGCCAGCGAAGACGTTGGACTCGCCGACCCAAACGCTCTACATATCGCCGTTTCGACCTCCATCGCTGTCGAACACGTGGGACTTCCCGAATGCTTGATGAACCTTGTAGAGTGTGCCATCTACCTTTCCCTCGCTCCCAAGAGCAATTCTGTTTATCTTGCAATGAAAAAGGCCCAGGAACTTCTTGTGGAGGACGTACCGCTTTTTTTGAGAAATCCCGTCACCGAAGAAATGAAAAAGCGTGGATACGGGGAAGGGTATCTTTATCCTCATGATTTCGGCGGCTTTGTGAAAACGAACTATCTTCCAGAAAAGTTGAAAGGTGAGGTCATCTTCCAGCCAAAAAGAGTAGGTTTTGAGGAAGAACTCTTTGAAAGGCTCAAACGTCTTTGGCCCGAGAAGTACGGGGGTGAAAGTATGGCCGAAGTGAGAAAAGAACTGGAATACAAAGGGAAAAAGATCAGAATCGTAAAGGGAGACATCACAAGAGAAGAAGCGGACGCCATAGTGAACGCGGCGAACGAATATCTGAAACACGGAGGAGGAGTAGCGGGAGCGATCGTGAGAGCGGGTGGAAGCGTTATTCAGGAGGAAAGCGACAGGATCGTTCAGGAGCGTGGAAGAATTCCGACAGGCGAAGCGGTGGTAACCGGCGCTGGAAAGCTGAAGGCAAAATACGTGATTCACGCTGTGGGACCCGTTTGGAGAGGAGGCAGTCATGGAGAGGACGAACTCCTCTACAAAGCAGTTTACAACGCACTCCTTCGAGCTCACGAACTGAAATTGAAAAGCATCTCAATGCCTGCCATCAGCACAGGAATCTTCGGATTTCCGAAAGAAAGAGCGGTGGGAATCTTTTCAAAGGCAATAAAAGATTTCATCGATCAACATCCGGATACCGCTCTGGAAGAAATCCGCATATGCAATATAGACGAGGAAACAACGAAAATTTTCGAAGAAAAGTTCAGCGTTTGA